A stretch of Linepithema humile isolate Giens D197 chromosome 3, Lhum_UNIL_v1.0, whole genome shotgun sequence DNA encodes these proteins:
- the LOC105678953 gene encoding uridine phosphorylase 1 isoform X4, producing the protein MSEVIIAMYSDGSVRLRNPNIELMDQDILYHLALGSGSHDLVEMFGDVKFVCMGGTPRRMEQFANYIMQEIGHKLPAGTTLLDITKNSYRYCMYKVGPVLSISHGMGIPSVSILLHEVIKLMYHARIKDPIFFRIGTCGGIGYEGGTVVISEEAVDERMRPSMELTVLGKVISRPAKLDRQLARDLRALAHREDPYDTVIGKTMCTNDFYEGQGRLDGAFCDFTEADKMEYLTKLQKAGVVNIEMESICFAALTHHAGIQSAVVCVTIVDRLKGDQVLAPKEVLEEWQMRPQQLIARYITTYLQRKGRLSLEGQHGLMYVKSPRRFKLVQQESENYD; encoded by the exons ATGTCAGAAGTCATCATCGCAAT gtACAGCGATGGCTCCGTACGGTTACGAAACCCCAACATCGAGCTTATGGATCAGGACATATTGTACCATCTCGCACTCGGCAGTGGTTCCCACGATCTCGTTGAGATGTTCGGTGACGTAAAG TTTGTCTGTATGGGCGGAACGCCGAGGCGAATGGAACAGTTCGCAAACTACATCATGCAAGAGATAGGTCACAAGCTTCCCGCCGGAACGACCCTCCTCGACATCACTAAGAACTCTTATCGCTACTGCATGTACAAAGTTGGCCCGGTTCTCTCCATCAGC CACGGGATGGGTATACCTTCGGTCAGCATTCTGCTTCACGAAGTCATCAAACTAATGTACCACGCGAGGATAAAGGATCCGATATTCTTCAGGATCGGAACCTGCGGTGGTATCGGCTATGAGGGTGGCACGGTGGTCATCTCAGAGGAGGCCGTGGACGAGAGGATGAGACCTTCCATGGAATTG ACGGTGCTTGGAAAAGTGATCAGCAGGCCAGCCAAGCTCGACCGGCAACTGGCGCGCGATCTCAGAGCCTTGGCCCACCGCGAAGATCCCTACGACACCGTGATCGGCAAGACGATGTGCACCAACGACTTTTACGAAGGCCAGGGCCGCCTGGACGGCGCGTTCTGCGACTTCACGGAGGCCGACAAGATGGAGTATCTCACCAAGCTGCAGAAAGCCGGCGTGGTGAACATCGAGATGGAGAGCATCTGCTTCGCCGCGCTGACGCACCACGCCGGCATCCAGTCCGCCGTCGTGTGCGTGACAATAGTGGATCGGCTGAAAGGCGACCAG GTTCTGGCGCCTAAGGAGGTGTTGGAAGAATGGCAGATGCGACCGCAGCAGCTGATCGCCCGCTACATCACAACGTACCTGCAGCGAAAAGGCCGCCTCTCCTTGGAAGGACAACACGGCTTAATGTACGTGAAGAGCCCGCGCCGTTTCAAGCTGGTGCAGCAGGAGTCCGAGAATTACGATTAA
- the LOC105678953 gene encoding uridine phosphorylase 1 isoform X3 encodes MSLLLDEEEELDLYSDGSVRLRNPNIELMDQDILYHLALGSGSHDLVEMFGDVKFVCMGGTPRRMEQFANYIMQEIGHKLPAGTTLLDITKNSYRYCMYKVGPVLSISHGMGIPSVSILLHEVIKLMYHARIKDPIFFRIGTCGGIGYEGGTVVISEEAVDERMRPSMELTVLGKVISRPAKLDRQLARDLRALAHREDPYDTVIGKTMCTNDFYEGQGRLDGAFCDFTEADKMEYLTKLQKAGVVNIEMESICFAALTHHAGIQSAVVCVTIVDRLKGDQVLAPKEVLEEWQMRPQQLIARYITTYLQRKGRLSLEGQHGLMYVKSPRRFKLVQQESENYD; translated from the exons gtACAGCGATGGCTCCGTACGGTTACGAAACCCCAACATCGAGCTTATGGATCAGGACATATTGTACCATCTCGCACTCGGCAGTGGTTCCCACGATCTCGTTGAGATGTTCGGTGACGTAAAG TTTGTCTGTATGGGCGGAACGCCGAGGCGAATGGAACAGTTCGCAAACTACATCATGCAAGAGATAGGTCACAAGCTTCCCGCCGGAACGACCCTCCTCGACATCACTAAGAACTCTTATCGCTACTGCATGTACAAAGTTGGCCCGGTTCTCTCCATCAGC CACGGGATGGGTATACCTTCGGTCAGCATTCTGCTTCACGAAGTCATCAAACTAATGTACCACGCGAGGATAAAGGATCCGATATTCTTCAGGATCGGAACCTGCGGTGGTATCGGCTATGAGGGTGGCACGGTGGTCATCTCAGAGGAGGCCGTGGACGAGAGGATGAGACCTTCCATGGAATTG ACGGTGCTTGGAAAAGTGATCAGCAGGCCAGCCAAGCTCGACCGGCAACTGGCGCGCGATCTCAGAGCCTTGGCCCACCGCGAAGATCCCTACGACACCGTGATCGGCAAGACGATGTGCACCAACGACTTTTACGAAGGCCAGGGCCGCCTGGACGGCGCGTTCTGCGACTTCACGGAGGCCGACAAGATGGAGTATCTCACCAAGCTGCAGAAAGCCGGCGTGGTGAACATCGAGATGGAGAGCATCTGCTTCGCCGCGCTGACGCACCACGCCGGCATCCAGTCCGCCGTCGTGTGCGTGACAATAGTGGATCGGCTGAAAGGCGACCAG GTTCTGGCGCCTAAGGAGGTGTTGGAAGAATGGCAGATGCGACCGCAGCAGCTGATCGCCCGCTACATCACAACGTACCTGCAGCGAAAAGGCCGCCTCTCCTTGGAAGGACAACACGGCTTAATGTACGTGAAGAGCCCGCGCCGTTTCAAGCTGGTGCAGCAGGAGTCCGAGAATTACGATTAA